The following coding sequences lie in one Rutidosis leptorrhynchoides isolate AG116_Rl617_1_P2 chromosome 6, CSIRO_AGI_Rlap_v1, whole genome shotgun sequence genomic window:
- the LOC139855098 gene encoding uncharacterized protein — protein MATATADTHLDLSTADPHPDLAPTREGTVTGGKKGYVFILLFMLISILLSVLFVVLCFKAESTRPQLIREVTDNDRVNPEMLVDYSDCAYTSNRKKPLIYGVGAFLICFAVAEISLLIGLSVEVRHLKWWSSPRTNCDDGPMILFMMAALFGITSAMFATPVSTEALKTQWLLLLDQEKVPQEVELT, from the exons ATGGCAACGGCAACGGCGGATACACATCTTGATCTTTCAACGGCGGACCCACATCCTGATCTTGCACCTACTCGAGAAGGGACTGTCACCGGAGGAAAAAAGGGTTACGTGTTCATATTATTGTTTATGCTCATCTCGATTCTTCTTAGCGTGCTTTTCGTTGTTCTTTGTTTCAAAGCTGAGTCAACTCGCCCTCAG TTGATACGAGAGGTAACTGATAATGATCGAGTAAACCCGGAGATGCTGGTGGATTATAGCGACTGCGCATACACAAGCAACCGGAAAAAGCCATTAATTTATGGTGTAGGTGCGTTTTT GATTTGTTTCGCGGTTGCAGAAATTTCGTTGTTAATAGGATTAAGTGTGGAGGTGAGGCACTTGAAATGGTGGTCAAGTCCCAGGACTAATTGCGATGATGGTCCGATGATTTTATTCATGATGGCTGCATTATTTGGGATTACATCGGCCATGTTTGCTACTCCAGTATCAACCGAAGCCCTAAAAACTCAGTGGCTACTATTATTAGATCAAGAAAAAGTTCCTCAAGAGGTTGAGCTAACTTAA
- the LOC139852255 gene encoding pentatricopeptide repeat-containing protein At5g19020, mitochondrial: MKIAHKTKFILTKCYSTSIHRLPENTNYERTLVEALKSSSSHSTPLINGQHLHARIIKHGHDSNVFIRNSLISLYIKFGTLQDAESIFHSGNQSDRVSCNIMLSGYVNFGRLNNARQLFDKMSDKNSISFTTLIMGLGRDGHWFDVIYLFKEMRLLGLNPYEVTLASVLSSYSHVSGSKNGEMLHALVTKSGFDEFNLVVTNLVHVYCACSCLDGARILFDGMSERNIVSWNVMLNGYSKAKLVGFAKDLFDKMPERDLVSWGTIIGCVLRVENLKEALKLYREMQSNGIHPNDVMIVDIISVCADVMAFIEGQQFHVTSVKLGLDGHDFIQSTIINFYAVCHNIKLAQIQFEIGSKNHLPSWNALISGLVRNGMFESAWHLFNNMPAPDVYTFSSLISGYSQTDQPHIALALFYDMVSRGIKPNEVTMVSMLSAVANLGNIQEGTRAHEFIVKNSIPINDNLSAGIIDMYAKCGSINSALQVFNQVKNDVSTISPWNAIIGGLATHGHARLSLEIFSDLEKRGIKLNSITFIGVLSACCHAGLVTEGEKHFKSMKNVYNIEPNIKHYGCMVDLLGKAGRLEEAEELIKSMTMKADVVIWGTLLSACKNYGNVEMGERAAESLKNAEPSHGPGRILLSNLYIDAGRLDDAVSVRREMKNQRLTREPGYSGVM, translated from the coding sequence ATGAAAATCGCCCACAAAACCAAATTCATACTCACAAAATGCTACTCAACTTCAATTCACCGTCTACCCGAAAACACCAACTACGAACGTACTCTCGTCGAAGCATTGAAATCATCATCTTCTCATTCTACTCCATTAATCAACGGCCAGCATCTCCATGCTCGTATCATAAAACATGGTCATGATTCCAATGTTTTTATCCGTAACAGTTTGATCAGTTTATACATAAAGTTCGGTACTTTACAAGACGCAGAGTCAATCTTTCATTCCGGAAATCAATCTGATCGTGTTTCCTGTAACATTATGCTATCTGGGTATGTTAATTTTGGTCGTTTGAATAACGCACGACAACTGTTTGATAAAATGTCTGACAAGAATTCTATTTCCTTTACTACTCTGATTATGGGGTTGGGTCGAGATGGGCATTGGTTTGATGTGATTTATTTATTTAAGGAGATGAGACTGTTGGGTTTAAATCCCTACGAAGTGACGTTAGCGAGTGTGTTGTCGTCGTATTCGCATGTTTCTGGGAGTAAAAACGGTGAAATGCTTCATGCATTGGTTACGAAATCTGGTTTTGATGAGTTTAATCTAGTTGTGACTAATTTGGTTCACGTGTATTGTGCGTGTTCATGTTTAGATGGTGCGAGGATTCTATTTGATGGGATGTCGGAGAGGAATATAGTTTCGTGGAATGTAATGTTAAATGGATACTCGAAGGCTAAATTAGTTGGTTTCGCTAAAGACTTGTTTGATAAAATGCCTGAAAGAGATTTGGTTTCTTGGGGCACTATTATCGGATGTGTTTTACGAGTCGAAAATTTAAAGGAAGCTTTGAAATTATACCGAGAAATGCAAAGTAACGGGATACATCCGAACGACGTTATGATTGTGGATATAATATCCGTATGTGCTGACGTAATGGCGTTTATAGAAGGCCAACAGTTTCATGTTACAAGTGTAAAATTAGGATTAGACGGTCACGACTTTATTCAGTCAACTATCATTAATTTTTATGCCGTTTGTCATAATATCAAACTTGCCCAAATTCAATTTGAAATAGGGAGCAAGAACCATCTTCCTTCATGGAATGCTTTAATATCTGGACTAGTTAGAAACGGGATGTTCGAGTCAGCATGGCATCTTTTCAACAATATGCCAGCTCCAGATGTTTATACATTTAGCTCGTTGATATCTGGATATTCACAAACCGATCAGCCACATATAGCTTTAGCCCTTTTCTATGACATGGTAAGTAGGGGTATTAAACCTAATGAAGTAACAATGGTAAGCATGCTTTCAGCCGTTGCTAATTTGGGTAACATACAAGAAGGAACACGTGCTCATGAGTTCATTGTAAAAAATTCAATCCCCATAAACGATAATCTTAGTGCAGGCATTATTGATATGTATGCCAAATGTGGGAGTATTAATAGCGCGTTACAAGTTTTTAATCAAGTGAAAAATGACGTGTCAACAATCTCTCCATGGAACGCTATTATAGGTGGTTTAGCTACGCACGGTCACGCAAGATTGTCTCTTGAAATATTTTCAGACTTGGAGAAACGTGGGATCAAGCTTAACTCGATTACGTTTATTGGCGTACTAAGTGCATGCTGTCATGCTGGTTTGGTAACTGAAGGTGAAAAACATTTTAAAAGTATGAAAAATGTGTACAATATAGAACCAAATATCAAGCATTATGGTTGTATGGTTGATCTTTTGGGTAAAGCAGGGCGATTGGAAGAAGCAGAAGAATTAATTAAAAGTATGACTATGAAGGCAGACGTTGTGATATGGGGTACGTTGTTATCTGCATGTAAGAATTATGGGAATGTTGAAATGGGCGAACGGGCTGCTGAAAGTTTGAAAAATGCTGAACCGTCACATGGTCCTGGAAGAATTCTGCTTTCTAATCTTTATATAGATGCAGGAAGATTGGATGACGCGGTTTCTGTTAGACGGGAAATGAAAAATCAAAGATTAACGAGGGAACCTGGTTACAGTGGCGTTATGTGA